One Peromyscus leucopus breed LL Stock chromosome 2, UCI_PerLeu_2.1, whole genome shotgun sequence DNA window includes the following coding sequences:
- the Pgap4 gene encoding post-GPI attachment to proteins factor 4: protein MTTSTSQAAMLLRRLRRLSWGSTAVQLFILTVVTFGLLAPLACHRLLHSYFYLRHWHLNQMSQEFLQQSLKEGEAALHYFEELPSANGSVPIVWQATPRPWLVITIITVDRQPGFHYVLQVVSQFHRLLQQCGPQCEGHQLFLCNVERSVSHFDAKLLSKYVPVANRYEGTEDDYGDDPSTNSFEKEKQDYVYCLESSLQTYNPDYVLMVEDDAIPEEQIFPVLEHLLRARFSEPHLQDALYLKLYHPERLQHYINPEPMRILEWVGVGMLLGPVLTWIYMKFACRPGFSWPVMLFFSLYSMGLVELVGRHYFLELRRLSPSLYSVVPASECCTPAMLFPAPAARRTLTYLSQVYCHKGFGKDMALYSLLRAKGERAYVVEPNLVKHIGLFSSLRYNFHPSLL, encoded by the coding sequence ATGACCACGTCAACCTCTCAAGCTGCCATGCTTCTCCGGAGGCTTCGGCGACTCTCCTGGGGCAGCACTGCTGTCCAGCTCTTCATCCTAACTGTGGTGACATTTGGCTTGCTGGCCCCCCTGGCCTGCCACCGGCTCCTGCACTCATACTTCTATCTACGCCATTGGCATCTGAACCAGATGAGCCAGGAGTTCCTGCAGCAAAGCTTGAAGGAGGGAGAGGCTGCCCTTCACTACTTTGAAGAGCTGCCCTCTGCCAATGGTTCAGTGCCCATCGTGTGGCAGGCCACCCCCCGCCCCTGGCTGGTGATCACCATTATCACTGTGGATAGGCAGCCTGGCTTCCACTATGTCTTACAGGTAGTGTCCCAGTTCCATCGGCTTCTGCAGCAGTGCGGCCCCCAGTGTGAGGGGCACCAGCTCTTCCTGTGCAATGTGGAACGGAGTGTGAGCCATTTTGACGCAAAGCTGCTCTCTAAGTATGTCCCTGTGGCCAACCGCTACGAGGGCACCGAAGATGATTATGGTGACGACCCTTCGACTAACTCGTTTGAGAAAGAGAAGCAAGACTATGTCTATTGCCTGGAGTCATCGCTGCAGACCTACAATCCAGACTATGTCCTGATGGTAGAGGATGATGCCATTCCAGAGGAACAGATCTTCCCAGTATTGGAGCACCTTCTGCGGGCTCGCTTCTCCGAGCCACACCTCCAAGATGCCCTGTATCTAAAGCTCTATCACCCCGAGAGGCTACAGCACTACATCAACCCAGAGCCCATGCGGATCCTAGAGTGGGTTGGCGTGGGCATGCTGCTGGGGCCTGTGCTAACCTGGATATACATGAAGTTTGCCTGCCGCCCAGGCTTCAGTTGGCCTGTCATGCTGTTCTTCTCTCTGTACAGCATGGGGCTGGTGGAACTGGTGGGCCGCCACTATTTCCTGGAACTGCGACGCCTGAGTCCCTCCTTGTACAGCGTGGTTCCTGCCTCTGAGTGTTGCACCCCAGCCATGCTCTTCCCTGCCCCTGCAGCCCGCAGGACCCTCACCTACCTGTCCCAGGTGTACTGCCACAAGGGCTTTGGCAAGGACATGGCACTGTACTCTCTGTTGAGAGCCAAGGGGGAGCGGGCCTATGTGGTGGAGCCCAACCTTGTGAAACACATTGGGCTCTTCTCCAGCCTCCGGTACAATTTTCATCCCAGTCTACTCTAG